The following proteins come from a genomic window of Larimichthys crocea isolate SSNF chromosome III, L_crocea_2.0, whole genome shotgun sequence:
- the LOC104921664 gene encoding B-cell linker protein → MTELCCGCSSFKGSQSSNRTETKTFPHDLSCETRPKIMTMSFFGKLKNLHGAPPAPPRRTDNNAGWPQDEFDDDEGDMYEAPPCERPAVKVPPRQVEENVYLERTSNPPVPQRQAAPPPRPGKPLKHQQRADDYFYSPNGKKPPEIDRNEKPGRKPPPPVRPAPAPVPESNTEEDVYLDPNEEPEDNDDLYLEPTTACPPPPRAPMRMPPSPMTVPSPMMKPPVPRAKSNSLLPSLNEVKTVPSEARRATFPNKLPPPTPKPPLPASLKEAKPSPPNPPMPDTKPVGSSGGMRAIKQSGNEDKEWFAGACNRKRAEDLLLGVNKDGAFLIRHSSAQSAQQPYTLAVLYQQKVYNIPIRFLEDTRGYALGKEGKKNEEIFSTLDEMISHHKNNQLHLIDSKSQAKHPAYLTHPARP, encoded by the exons ATGACTGAGCTGTGCTGTGGCTGCAGCTCATTTAAAGGCAGCCAATCCAGTAACAG aactgaaacaaagacatttcctCATGACTTGAGCTGTGAGACTCGACCCAAAATCATGACAATG agctTCTTTGGAAAACTAAAGAACCT acatGGAgcacctccagctccaccaaGAAGAACAG ATAACAATGCAGGGTGGCCACAGGATGAGTTT GATGACGATGAAGGTGACATGTATGAAGCGCCTCCCTGTGAGCGTCCAGCTGTGAAAGTCCCACCGAGACAAGTGGAGGAGAACGTTTATCTGG AGAGGACATCCAATCCCCCTGTTCCACAGAGGCAGGCTGCTCCTCCACCCAGACCAGGAAAACCCTTG AAACACCAACAACGTGCTGACGATTACTTCTACAGTCCCAACGGCAAGAAAC CACCTGAGAtagacagaaatgaaaagccTGGGAGAAAGCCTCCTCCACCAGTCCGTCCTGCACCTGCTCCAGTCCCTGAGTCCAACACTGAGGAAG ATGTCTATCTGGATCCAAATGAAGAACCG GAGGATAATGATGACTTGTATTTAGAACCTACAACCG CCTGCCCTCCACCCCCTCGTGCACCCATGAGGATGCCTCCATCTCCCATGACAGTGCCCTCTCCGAT GATGAAGCCTCCAGTTCCCAGAGCTAagtct AATTCACTCTTGCCTTCCTTGAATGAGGTcaaaacag TTCCTTCGGAGGCTAGACGTGCCACATTTCCAAACAAACTTCCTCCACCAACTCCCAAGCCCCCTCTGCCTGCCAGCCTGAAGGAAGCCAAACCCAG CCCTCCAAATCCTCCTATGCCTGACACTAAGCCTGTGG GCTCCTCTGGTGGTATGAGGGCAATCAAACAATCTGGGAATGAG gACAAAGAATGGTTTGCTGGAGCTTGCAACAGGAAGAGAGCTGAGGATCTCTTACTGGGGGTCAACAAg GACGGCGCCTTTCTCATCCGACACAGCTCAGCCCAGAGTGCCCAGCAGCCGTACACCCTCGCTGTGCTCTACCAGCAGAAGGTGTACAACATTCCTATCCGTTTCCTGGAGGATACAAGAGGTTACGCCCTGGGAAAAGAAGGCAAGAAGAATGAAGAG ATTTTCAGCACCCTTGACGAGATGATTTCCCACCACAAGAATAACCAGCTGCATCTGATAGACAGCAAGAGCCAAGCCAAGCACCCGGCGTATTTAACCCACCCTGCACGCCCTTAA